Proteins found in one Bartonella krasnovii genomic segment:
- a CDS encoding lambda exonuclease family protein, giving the protein MPIIIDCVQGTEEWQKARNGLITASLFEMVMAEKKQGQKTSRYHSVMMKLAGERITGKTVEEGTTLSQRRGIELEPSARQLYGKLTQTEPECIGFVLADDRKQGFSPDAFVGKNGLLEIKTKKPEILIPHFAQKNFPEEHKAQCQGGLWISQREWVDLMLYWPDMPPLIKRAYRDEAYIRKLEIEIHRFNEALEKMVQHIKRFETGFGIRTERALKEVEERLGGVKTKHRLRGKTRIRRGKKGSCVGLMRGERRVGEPFEGKLLGQ; this is encoded by the coding sequence ATGCCAATAATTATTGATTGTGTTCAGGGAACAGAGGAATGGCAAAAAGCGCGCAATGGATTGATTACGGCTTCTTTGTTTGAAATGGTCATGGCAGAAAAAAAACAGGGGCAAAAAACATCACGCTATCATAGTGTAATGATGAAATTGGCAGGAGAAAGAATTACTGGAAAAACCGTGGAGGAAGGGACAACACTTTCTCAGCGACGGGGGATAGAATTAGAACCAAGCGCACGGCAGCTTTATGGAAAATTGACACAGACAGAACCCGAATGTATTGGCTTTGTTTTAGCCGATGATCGCAAACAAGGATTTTCTCCGGATGCTTTTGTGGGGAAGAATGGATTGTTGGAAATTAAAACAAAAAAACCGGAAATTTTAATTCCTCATTTTGCGCAAAAGAATTTTCCAGAAGAACATAAAGCTCAATGTCAAGGAGGCTTATGGATTTCTCAACGTGAATGGGTGGATTTAATGCTCTATTGGCCAGATATGCCCCCTTTAATTAAACGCGCTTATCGTGATGAAGCCTATATTAGAAAGCTTGAAATTGAAATTCATCGTTTTAATGAGGCTTTGGAGAAGATGGTCCAGCACATTAAGCGTTTTGAGACAGGCTTTGGAATAAGAACAGAGAGGGCTTTGAAAGAGGTGGAAGAAAGGTTGGGGGGTGTAAAAACAAAGCATCGGTTGAGAGGCAAAACAAGAATAAGACGAGGAAAAAAGGGATCTTGTGTAGGGTTGATGAGAGGGGAGCGTCGAGTGGGGGAGCCTTTTGAAGGCAAGCTGTTGGGGCAGTGA